The proteins below come from a single Streptomyces spongiicola genomic window:
- a CDS encoding TerC family protein has translation MDVSLTMWLVTILGLLALISVDFFIGRKPHDVSIKEAGIWTIVWIVLAAIFGVALLMAGESQASGEFFAGYITEKSLSVDNLFVFVLIMAKFAVPSQLQQRVLMFGVLIALVLRAVFIAAGAAIIANFSWVFYIFGAFLIYTAWKLIQEARSDEDEDDFEENRLLKSIERKFGVADRYHGTKLFIRVNGKRVLTPLMLVMLAIGTTDVLFALDSIPAIFGLTQDPYIVFTANAFALMGLRQLYFLIGGLLTKLVHLSYGLSVILGFIGVKLVLHALHESGVHVPEISTPFSLVFICGVLIVTTITSLIASRKQQRRAGQDKPETEPTAAEAEKDSIEA, from the coding sequence ATGGACGTTTCGTTGACCATGTGGCTGGTGACCATTCTCGGTCTCCTCGCCCTGATCTCGGTCGACTTCTTCATCGGGCGCAAGCCCCACGACGTGTCGATCAAGGAAGCGGGAATCTGGACGATCGTCTGGATCGTCCTCGCCGCGATCTTCGGCGTGGCGCTGCTGATGGCGGGTGAGAGCCAGGCCTCGGGCGAGTTCTTCGCGGGCTACATCACCGAGAAGTCGCTCAGCGTGGACAACCTCTTCGTCTTCGTGCTGATCATGGCGAAGTTCGCGGTTCCGTCGCAGCTGCAGCAGCGGGTGCTGATGTTCGGCGTGCTCATCGCGCTGGTGCTGCGGGCCGTCTTCATCGCCGCGGGCGCCGCGATCATCGCCAACTTCTCCTGGGTCTTCTACATCTTCGGCGCGTTCCTGATCTACACCGCCTGGAAGCTCATCCAGGAGGCGCGCTCCGACGAGGACGAGGACGACTTCGAGGAGAACCGGCTCCTGAAGTCCATCGAGCGCAAGTTCGGCGTCGCCGACAGGTACCACGGCACCAAGCTCTTCATCCGCGTCAACGGCAAGCGGGTCCTGACGCCGCTGATGCTCGTGATGCTCGCGATCGGCACCACCGACGTCCTGTTCGCCCTGGACTCGATCCCCGCGATCTTCGGCCTCACCCAGGATCCGTACATCGTCTTCACCGCGAACGCCTTCGCGTTGATGGGGCTGCGGCAGCTGTACTTCCTGATCGGCGGACTGCTCACCAAGCTGGTCCACCTCAGCTACGGCCTGTCGGTGATCCTCGGCTTCATCGGCGTCAAACTGGTGCTGCACGCACTGCACGAGTCCGGGGTCCATGTCCCCGAGATCTCCACCCCGTTCTCGCTGGTGTTCATCTGCGGTGTCCTGATCGTCACCACGATCACCAGTCTGATCGCCTCCAGGAAGCAGCAGAGGCGGGCCGGACAGGACAAGCCGGAGACGGAGCCCACGGCCGCCGAGGCCGAGAAGGACAGCATCGAGGCCTGA
- a CDS encoding TerD family protein: MTAELVRGQNHPLPHTRLDIRVSAGEPVVAAVTLSDEDGRVPGTEWVAHPAQPALPGVEVSRQAAAGHLLAVDLNAVPPSVHGVAVLLALPTGPGCPVRFGAVAAPFLSVGAPGGPGTASYTITGLESEAAVVALEFYRRQGAWKVRAVGQGYAAGLAACLADLGLDRAGELAAAVHEAVAPGLSRTAGTPPVRTAEVRRGAAAAANAAAPGPCADHGPDASGSGSGSGSGSGTGSGSGTAPRSAEPEPPPQAPARTFGGPVDYTHPRRNSAAPQPPPAAPPAAPGRPPAPVAGDATGWSMEERLYNQVWGMFEDLARTTAGYRSAVDFAASRLGRELDRALSDPRSRLAGTGDAAREAARAGHDELTGRAREALDRDLDQLAAESEVVEPALPPAFARWDSPVWQRYRVPTETPTALRLGDLHLAERPGLRIPMLVRLPLERGLWVDSGRGPSESTAGPEAVPARALAMDTAVAHATRLLAVHPAGEFTVRVIDPAGTAARSLGPLVRSGVLGEPPAAGAAGVSAMLEKLTRRVDLVQMAVRGGAADALPPDLDTAQQLLIVSDFPHGFDDRAVTRLRYLADEGPAVGVHLLMVADREDASAYGPVLDPLWRSLLRIPPVPDDHLADPWVQHVWTYEPPVFAEYGAVLEPVLAKVAEARRTGRS; encoded by the coding sequence ATGACGGCCGAGCTGGTCAGAGGGCAGAACCATCCCCTGCCCCATACGCGGCTCGACATCCGGGTGTCGGCCGGTGAACCGGTCGTGGCCGCCGTCACGTTGAGCGACGAGGACGGGCGGGTGCCGGGCACCGAGTGGGTCGCCCACCCGGCCCAGCCGGCCCTGCCCGGTGTCGAGGTCTCCCGCCAGGCCGCCGCCGGCCATCTGCTGGCCGTCGACCTGAACGCCGTGCCCCCCTCGGTGCACGGTGTGGCGGTGCTGCTGGCGCTGCCGACCGGTCCCGGGTGCCCCGTCCGCTTCGGGGCGGTCGCCGCGCCGTTCCTCTCCGTCGGCGCACCCGGCGGCCCCGGGACCGCCAGCTACACGATCACCGGTCTGGAATCCGAAGCCGCCGTCGTGGCCCTGGAGTTCTACCGCCGGCAGGGGGCCTGGAAGGTCCGCGCCGTCGGCCAGGGATACGCGGCCGGCCTCGCCGCCTGCCTTGCCGACCTGGGGCTCGACCGCGCCGGCGAACTCGCCGCCGCCGTCCACGAGGCCGTCGCGCCCGGCCTCTCCCGCACCGCCGGCACGCCCCCGGTCCGGACGGCGGAAGTGCGGCGCGGCGCCGCCGCGGCCGCCAACGCGGCGGCCCCCGGACCCTGTGCCGACCACGGCCCGGACGCATCCGGCTCCGGCTCCGGCTCCGGCTCCGGCTCGGGCACGGGCTCGGGCTCGGGCACGGCCCCGCGGTCCGCGGAACCGGAGCCACCGCCGCAGGCCCCGGCCCGGACGTTCGGCGGCCCCGTCGACTACACGCACCCGCGCAGGAACTCCGCCGCCCCGCAGCCGCCCCCGGCCGCACCGCCCGCCGCGCCCGGAAGGCCGCCGGCGCCCGTCGCGGGTGACGCCACCGGCTGGTCCATGGAGGAGCGGCTGTACAACCAGGTGTGGGGCATGTTCGAGGACCTCGCCCGGACGACGGCGGGGTACCGCAGCGCGGTGGACTTCGCCGCCTCACGGCTCGGCCGGGAACTCGACCGCGCCCTGTCCGACCCGCGCAGCCGTCTCGCCGGCACGGGCGACGCCGCTCGTGAGGCGGCCCGTGCCGGGCACGACGAGCTGACGGGACGTGCCCGCGAGGCCCTGGACCGAGACCTCGACCAGCTGGCCGCCGAGTCGGAGGTCGTCGAGCCCGCACTGCCGCCGGCGTTCGCCCGCTGGGACAGCCCGGTCTGGCAGCGCTACCGAGTCCCGACGGAGACCCCGACGGCCCTCCGCCTCGGCGACCTCCACCTCGCCGAGCGGCCCGGCCTCCGGATCCCGATGCTGGTCCGGCTGCCACTGGAGCGCGGCCTGTGGGTGGACAGCGGGCGGGGCCCGTCGGAGTCCACCGCGGGGCCCGAGGCGGTGCCGGCGCGCGCGCTCGCCATGGACACCGCGGTCGCCCACGCGACCAGGCTGCTCGCGGTCCATCCGGCCGGGGAGTTCACCGTGCGGGTGATCGACCCCGCGGGTACGGCGGCCCGTTCGCTGGGCCCGCTGGTGCGGTCGGGAGTGCTGGGCGAACCGCCCGCGGCAGGAGCCGCGGGCGTCTCCGCGATGCTCGAGAAGCTCACGCGCCGCGTCGACCTGGTGCAGATGGCCGTGCGAGGGGGCGCCGCCGACGCACTGCCGCCGGACCTGGACACCGCTCAGCAGCTGCTGATCGTCAGCGACTTCCCGCACGGCTTCGACGACCGGGCCGTGACCCGGCTCCGCTACCTCGCCGACGAGGGCCCCGCGGTCGGCGTCCATCTGCTGATGGTGGCCGACCGGGAGGACGCCTCCGCGTACGGGCCGGTGCTCGACCCGCTGTGGCGCTCGCTGCTGCGGATCCCCCCGGTCCCGGACGACCACCTGGCCGATCCATGGGTCCAGCACGTCTGGACGTACGAGCCGCCCGTGTTCGCGGAGTACGGCGCCGTGCTAGAGCCGGTGCTGGCGAAGGTCGCGGAGGCACGGCGGACCGGGCGGAGTTGA
- a CDS encoding TerD family protein, with amino-acid sequence MTKGQAISLEKKGGGALTAVRMGLGWQAAPRRGLFGSRTREIDLDASAVLFAGDQPVDVVFFRHLVSDDGSVRHTGDNLVGGVGRGGDDEAILVDLQRVPVHIDQIVFTVNSFTGQTFQEVQNAFCRIVDETNGQELARYTLDGGGRYTAQIMAKVHRAGSGWRMTALGNPADGRTFQDLMPAILPHL; translated from the coding sequence CTGACCAAGGGGCAGGCCATCAGCCTGGAGAAGAAGGGCGGCGGCGCCCTCACCGCGGTGCGGATGGGCCTCGGCTGGCAGGCCGCGCCCCGGCGGGGGCTGTTCGGGTCGCGCACCCGTGAGATCGACCTGGACGCCTCGGCGGTGCTCTTCGCCGGCGACCAGCCCGTGGACGTGGTCTTCTTCCGACACCTCGTGAGCGACGACGGCTCGGTCCGCCACACCGGCGACAACCTGGTCGGCGGCGTCGGCCGGGGCGGTGACGACGAGGCGATCCTCGTCGACCTGCAGCGGGTGCCGGTGCACATCGACCAGATCGTTTTCACCGTCAACTCCTTCACCGGCCAGACCTTCCAGGAGGTGCAGAACGCGTTCTGCCGCATCGTGGACGAGACCAACGGCCAGGAACTCGCCCGCTACACACTGGACGGCGGCGGCCGGTACACCGCCCAGATCATGGCCAAGGTGCACCGCGCCGGCTCCGGCTGGCGGATGACCGCCCTGGGCAACCCGGCCGACGGCCGGACGTTCCAGGATCTGATGCCCGCGATCCTGCCCCACCTGTAG
- the uvrB gene encoding excinuclease ABC subunit UvrB encodes MRPVTEIQRTMAPFEVVSPYQPSGDQPAAIAELDRRVRAGEEDVVLLGATGTGKSATTAWMIEKLQRPTLVMAPNKTLAAQLANEFRELLPNNAVEYFVSYYDYYQPEAYVPQSDTYIEKDSSINEEVERLRHSATNSLLTRRDVVVVASVSCIYGLGTPQEYVDRMVPLRVGDEIDRDGLLRRFVDIQYARNDLAFTRGTFRVRGDTVEIFPVYEELAVRIEMFGDEIEALSTLHPLTGEVISDDRELYVFPASHYVAGPERMEKAITGIERELEERLAELEKQGRLLEAQRLRMRTTYDIEMLRQIGTCAGVENYSMHFDGRLPGSAPNTLIDYFPEDFLLVIDESHVTVPQIGAMYEGDASRKRTLVEHGFRLPSALDNRPLKWEEFQERIGQTVYLSATPGAYELSRADGSVEQIIRPTGLVDPEVVVKPTEGQIDDLVHEIRTRTEKDERVLVTTLTKKMAEDLTDYFVELGVRVRYLHSDVDTLRRIELLRELRAGEYDVLVGINLLREGLDLPEVSLVAILDADKEGFLRSGTSLIQTIGRAARNVSGQVHMYADRITPAMEKAIEETNRRRAKQIAYNEANGIDPQPLRKKINDIVATIAREEVDTEQLLGSGYRQGKDGKGAKAPVPSLAAHSGKGADGSGAKAGMGAKAGRGAITSDRPAAELAGIIEEMTDRMRAAAAELQFEVAARLRDEVGELKKELRQMREAGIA; translated from the coding sequence ATGCGGCCCGTTACCGAGATCCAACGCACGATGGCGCCCTTCGAGGTCGTCAGCCCCTACCAGCCCAGCGGTGACCAGCCCGCGGCCATCGCCGAACTCGACCGGCGGGTTCGCGCGGGCGAGGAGGACGTCGTCCTGCTGGGCGCGACCGGGACCGGCAAGTCGGCCACCACGGCCTGGATGATCGAGAAGCTTCAGCGACCGACCCTCGTGATGGCGCCGAACAAGACGCTGGCCGCCCAGCTGGCGAACGAGTTCCGCGAGCTGCTGCCGAACAACGCGGTCGAGTACTTCGTGTCGTACTACGACTACTACCAGCCCGAGGCGTACGTCCCGCAGTCGGACACCTACATCGAGAAGGACTCCTCGATCAACGAGGAGGTGGAGCGGCTGCGCCACTCCGCGACGAACTCCCTGCTCACCCGCCGGGACGTCGTGGTGGTCGCCTCCGTCTCGTGCATCTACGGTCTCGGCACCCCGCAGGAGTACGTGGACCGCATGGTGCCCCTGCGGGTCGGCGACGAGATCGACCGCGACGGGCTGCTGCGCCGCTTCGTCGACATCCAGTACGCGCGCAACGACCTCGCCTTCACCCGCGGCACCTTCCGGGTCCGCGGCGACACCGTCGAGATCTTCCCGGTGTACGAGGAGCTCGCCGTGCGGATCGAGATGTTCGGCGACGAGATCGAGGCGCTCTCCACGCTCCACCCCCTCACGGGCGAGGTCATCAGCGACGACCGCGAGCTGTACGTCTTCCCCGCGAGCCACTACGTCGCCGGTCCGGAGCGCATGGAGAAGGCGATCACCGGAATCGAGCGGGAACTCGAGGAGCGCCTCGCGGAGCTCGAGAAGCAGGGCAGGCTCCTGGAGGCCCAGCGGCTGCGCATGCGCACCACGTACGACATCGAGATGCTGCGCCAGATCGGCACCTGCGCCGGTGTCGAGAACTACTCGATGCACTTCGACGGCCGCCTGCCGGGCAGTGCGCCGAACACGCTCATCGACTACTTCCCGGAGGACTTCCTCCTCGTCATCGACGAGTCCCATGTCACGGTCCCGCAGATCGGCGCCATGTACGAGGGCGACGCCTCCCGCAAGCGCACCCTCGTCGAGCACGGCTTCCGGCTGCCCTCCGCGCTCGACAACCGGCCGCTGAAGTGGGAGGAGTTCCAGGAGCGCATCGGCCAGACCGTCTACCTCTCGGCGACCCCGGGCGCCTACGAGCTCTCCCGCGCCGACGGCTCCGTCGAGCAGATCATCCGCCCCACCGGCCTCGTCGACCCGGAGGTCGTCGTCAAGCCGACCGAGGGCCAGATCGACGACCTCGTGCACGAGATCCGCACGCGCACCGAGAAGGACGAGCGCGTCCTCGTCACCACGCTCACCAAGAAGATGGCCGAGGACCTGACGGACTACTTCGTGGAGCTGGGCGTCCGGGTCCGCTATCTGCACAGCGACGTCGACACGCTCCGCCGGATCGAGCTGCTGCGCGAGCTGCGCGCCGGTGAGTACGACGTGCTGGTCGGCATCAACCTCCTCCGCGAGGGCCTCGACCTCCCCGAGGTGTCACTGGTGGCCATCCTCGACGCCGACAAGGAGGGCTTCCTGCGCTCCGGCACCTCGCTGATCCAGACCATCGGCCGGGCGGCGCGCAATGTCTCCGGGCAGGTCCACATGTACGCGGACAGGATCACACCGGCCATGGAGAAGGCGATCGAGGAGACCAACCGGCGGCGGGCCAAGCAGATCGCGTACAACGAGGCGAACGGCATCGACCCGCAGCCGCTGCGCAAGAAGATCAACGACATCGTCGCCACCATCGCCCGAGAGGAGGTCGACACCGAGCAGCTGCTCGGCTCCGGCTACCGGCAGGGCAAGGACGGCAAGGGCGCCAAGGCGCCGGTCCCGTCGCTGGCCGCGCATTCCGGCAAGGGCGCCGACGGCAGCGGTGCCAAGGCCGGCATGGGCGCGAAGGCGGGCCGCGGAGCGATCACGAGCGACCGGCCGGCCGCCGAACTGGCCGGGATCATCGAGGAGATGACGGACCGGATGCGCGCGGCGGCGGCGGAGCTCCAGTTCGAGGTTGCCGCACGGCTGCGCGACGAGGTCGGCGAGCTGAAGAAGGAGCTGCGGCAGATGAGGGAAGCCGGTATCGCCTGA
- a CDS encoding MHYT domain-containing protein, translating to MRGTVDGFSHGLVTPVAAYVMACLGGVLGLRCTIRALRGGGGVRPGWPALGAVSIGSGIWTMHHVAMSGFAVEEVAVGHDPVITFAGLGVAVAMAAIGILVVGQGGASAMAVVTGGMITGLGIATVHYLGMAGVRLSGRIEYDTPTVALSVVIAVVAATAALWAAVSVRGFLPGVGAGLLMGVAVSGMHYTGMAAVTVHVDAAPVPPAGDGTPATLLAPMLVGSVVFAVLAAVIVVSDRALLVSAPGTRHHPAPGRAAAAGVPAQRRPSHGGGPADRTVPARGARRASAGPDGPPSRL from the coding sequence ATGCGGGGCACAGTGGACGGTTTCAGCCATGGGCTCGTCACACCCGTGGCCGCGTATGTCATGGCGTGCCTCGGCGGTGTGCTCGGGCTGCGCTGCACGATCCGGGCGCTGCGGGGCGGCGGCGGCGTCCGGCCCGGCTGGCCGGCGCTGGGAGCCGTCTCCATCGGCTCCGGGATCTGGACGATGCACCACGTGGCCATGTCGGGCTTCGCCGTGGAGGAGGTCGCGGTCGGCCACGACCCCGTGATCACCTTCGCCGGCCTCGGCGTCGCCGTCGCCATGGCCGCCATCGGGATCCTCGTCGTGGGGCAGGGCGGCGCGAGCGCGATGGCCGTGGTCACCGGCGGGATGATCACGGGCCTGGGCATCGCCACCGTGCACTATCTGGGCATGGCCGGTGTACGGCTCAGCGGCCGGATCGAGTACGACACCCCGACCGTCGCGCTGTCCGTCGTGATCGCCGTCGTCGCGGCGACCGCGGCGCTGTGGGCGGCGGTGTCCGTCCGCGGCTTCCTGCCGGGCGTCGGCGCCGGGCTGCTGATGGGTGTGGCGGTGAGCGGCATGCACTACACCGGCATGGCCGCCGTCACCGTCCATGTGGACGCCGCGCCCGTACCGCCGGCCGGGGACGGCACCCCTGCCACGCTGCTCGCCCCGATGCTGGTGGGGTCTGTGGTGTTCGCGGTCCTGGCGGCGGTGATCGTCGTGTCCGACCGCGCGCTCCTGGTGTCCGCCCCGGGGACACGGCACCACCCGGCCCCGGGGCGCGCGGCGGCCGCGGGCGTGCCCGCGCAGCGGCGGCCCTCCCACGGCGGCGGCCCGGCGGACCGGACGGTGCCCGCCCGCGGGGCGCGCCGCGCGTCCGCCGGCCCTGACGGGCCACCCTCCAGGCTCTGA
- a CDS encoding MFS transporter codes for MARTSREVTAAAGPLDPAGLRRRITPVLVVSQILGGLGVATGIALATVLARQVGGSEALSGLAPTATVAGTALLSVPLAALMAARGRRPGLVLAYLIGSAGAGVVVLASVLGDFPLLLLGMAGFGAASSANLQARFAAADLAEPARRARAISMVVWATTVGAVLGPNIAAPAGRSVAGSGIPEAAGPFVWASGVFLVAALVVAVLLRPDPLLTARALAPPEEGKRRERSLRSAVRAVRESPGARLALVTVAASHTAMVSIMSMTPLALSHHGAGVQLIGLVVSGHIAGMYAFSPVMGVLSDRLGRLAVIGLAVGLLSCAALLAGTAGSSHGRVAAGLFLLGLGWSAGLVSGSALLTDSVEGPARAAVQGLSDLTMNAAAGVGGVMAGLIVARGGYGLLNLVGAVLLLPLAALAVRRAAAGNGAERDRPPTDAVTG; via the coding sequence GTGGCCCGTACCTCCCGTGAAGTGACCGCAGCCGCCGGCCCCCTGGATCCGGCCGGCCTGCGCCGCCGGATCACTCCCGTGCTGGTCGTGAGCCAGATCCTCGGCGGGCTCGGAGTCGCGACCGGCATCGCCCTGGCCACCGTACTGGCCCGGCAGGTCGGCGGGTCGGAGGCGCTGTCGGGCCTGGCCCCCACCGCGACGGTCGCCGGGACGGCACTGCTGTCGGTCCCGCTCGCCGCGCTGATGGCGGCCCGCGGCCGGCGCCCCGGGCTGGTGCTGGCGTACCTCATCGGATCCGCGGGGGCGGGTGTGGTGGTGCTGGCGTCCGTGCTCGGCGACTTCCCGCTGCTCCTGCTGGGCATGGCCGGCTTCGGGGCCGCGTCCTCGGCGAACCTCCAGGCGCGTTTCGCCGCCGCGGACCTCGCGGAGCCGGCGAGGCGCGCCCGTGCCATCTCCATGGTGGTGTGGGCGACCACGGTCGGCGCGGTCCTGGGCCCGAACATCGCGGCACCGGCGGGCCGGAGCGTCGCCGGGTCCGGGATACCGGAGGCCGCGGGCCCGTTCGTCTGGGCCTCGGGGGTCTTCCTGGTCGCGGCGTTGGTCGTCGCCGTACTGCTGCGGCCGGATCCGCTGCTCACGGCCCGGGCACTCGCGCCGCCGGAGGAGGGGAAGCGGCGGGAGCGGTCGCTACGGTCCGCCGTCCGTGCCGTACGGGAGTCCCCCGGGGCCCGGCTGGCGCTCGTCACGGTCGCCGCGTCGCACACCGCGATGGTGTCGATCATGTCGATGACGCCGCTGGCACTGAGCCACCACGGTGCCGGGGTTCAGCTGATCGGCCTGGTCGTCAGCGGCCATATCGCCGGTATGTACGCGTTCTCGCCGGTGATGGGCGTACTGTCCGACCGCCTCGGCAGGCTCGCGGTGATCGGTCTGGCCGTGGGCCTGCTGTCGTGCGCCGCGCTGCTGGCGGGCACCGCCGGGTCGAGCCACGGCCGTGTCGCGGCGGGCCTGTTCCTGCTCGGCCTCGGCTGGTCCGCGGGCCTGGTCTCCGGTTCCGCCCTGCTGACCGACTCCGTGGAGGGGCCCGCCCGCGCCGCGGTCCAGGGCCTTTCGGACCTGACCATGAACGCCGCCGCGGGCGTCGGCGGGGTGATGGCCGGGCTGATCGTGGCGCGGGGCGGCTACGGTCTGCTCAACCTCGTCGGTGCCGTTCTGCTGCTGCCGCTCGCGGCCCTCGCCGTCCGCCGCGCCGCCGCCGGGAACGGCGCTGAGCGGGACCGGCCGCCCACCGACGCCGTCACCGGCTGA
- a CDS encoding cupin domain-containing protein: MTTFDHSVAGPSSPSFVVHIPDVELEPEPLDPARIVSGDPVVTGRVLWQSEDGRQLRGLWQITPGVVTDTEADELFVVVGGRATVEVEGGATLEVGPGDACVLREGDRTTWTVHETLRKAYHISR, translated from the coding sequence ATGACGACCTTTGATCACTCAGTTGCCGGGCCCTCTTCTCCTTCGTTCGTCGTGCACATCCCGGACGTGGAGCTGGAGCCCGAACCCCTCGACCCCGCGCGGATCGTCTCGGGCGACCCGGTGGTCACGGGCCGGGTGCTGTGGCAGTCCGAGGACGGTCGGCAGCTGCGGGGCCTGTGGCAGATCACTCCCGGGGTCGTCACCGACACGGAGGCCGACGAGCTGTTCGTCGTGGTCGGCGGGCGGGCCACGGTCGAGGTAGAGGGCGGCGCGACGCTGGAGGTCGGGCCGGGCGACGCCTGTGTCCTGCGGGAGGGAGACCGTACGACGTGGACGGTGCACGAGACGCTGCGCAAGGCCTACCACATCAGCCGGTGA
- a CDS encoding C39 family peptidase, giving the protein MSAVRTGRRIALITAVCLLSALTAAGPATAGETAGTRTTAGHDTDPFPGSLPGSDFRRAPGALYKQVLDTLGPQRLTAEQHRTTVRKEASASAWSRRPAVRAQRAGYVVSGGLHQAQQTSYWCGPAALVITQSAHDEVGGRSQRAAADLLETDSSGTAWYGVGIDVPKPTGYPMADALNHRLPGANYVPRALPYSPTAADVADFRRHIVHNTDHDYAIAGNAWEVPGGPHLAGHPNIEIFHWVAIDGYNSDTDARQVRYLDPVGGVSTSMISWAGGVPKSARISADAITTIMGGRGYVW; this is encoded by the coding sequence ATGTCAGCAGTGCGCACGGGGCGTCGTATCGCCCTCATCACGGCCGTCTGCCTCCTCTCCGCCCTCACGGCGGCCGGACCGGCCACCGCCGGGGAGACGGCCGGGACCCGCACGACGGCGGGGCATGACACCGACCCGTTCCCCGGCTCCCTGCCCGGATCCGACTTCCGGCGGGCACCCGGCGCCCTCTACAAGCAGGTCCTCGACACCCTGGGCCCGCAGCGGCTCACCGCCGAGCAGCACCGGACCACCGTCCGGAAGGAGGCGTCGGCGTCCGCGTGGTCCCGGCGCCCCGCCGTCCGCGCCCAGCGCGCCGGCTACGTCGTCTCGGGCGGGCTGCACCAGGCCCAGCAGACGTCGTACTGGTGCGGCCCGGCCGCACTGGTCATCACGCAGTCCGCGCACGACGAGGTCGGCGGGCGCTCCCAGCGGGCGGCGGCGGACCTCCTGGAGACCGACTCCAGTGGCACGGCCTGGTACGGGGTGGGCATCGACGTCCCGAAGCCGACCGGCTATCCGATGGCCGACGCCCTCAACCACCGCCTCCCGGGCGCCAACTACGTGCCCCGGGCGCTGCCGTACAGCCCGACAGCGGCCGATGTGGCGGACTTCCGCAGGCACATCGTCCACAACACCGACCACGACTACGCGATCGCCGGCAACGCCTGGGAGGTGCCGGGCGGACCGCACCTGGCCGGACACCCGAACATCGAGATCTTCCACTGGGTCGCCATCGACGGCTACAACAGCGACACCGACGCGCGGCAGGTCCGCTACCTGGACCCGGTCGGCGGGGTGAGCACCAGCATGATCTCGTGGGCCGGCGGAGTCCCCAAGTCCGCCAGGATCTCCGCGGACGCCATCACGACGATCATGGGTGGCCGTGGCTACGTCTGGTAG
- a CDS encoding pseudouridine-5'-phosphate glycosidase, translating into MPETTLMPSEEVREALYARRPVVALESTIIAHGLPRPRNLAVAEELESLVREAGAVPATVAVLDGRARVGLERSDLERIATDPEVRKFGHRDLAPALAAGASGATTVSATAFLAARAGIRVFATGGLGGVHREWTVSQDESADLRLLAGTGITVVCAGVKSILDVPATLQRLETLGVAVLGYGTGYLPGFYLSSSGLPVDWTVRTPEEVADVMRAQRALGGPETALIVARPVPEDEQLDPALHDRVLAEALDECRERGIDGQAVTPFLLDLLVKRTGGASLEANLAAVRGNVRLGARIAAAL; encoded by the coding sequence ATGCCCGAGACCACGCTGATGCCGTCCGAAGAGGTGCGGGAGGCGCTCTACGCGCGTCGGCCCGTCGTCGCCCTGGAGTCCACCATCATCGCCCACGGACTGCCGCGGCCACGCAACCTGGCCGTGGCCGAGGAGTTGGAGTCCCTGGTCAGAGAAGCCGGCGCGGTCCCGGCGACGGTCGCCGTACTGGACGGCCGGGCACGTGTCGGCCTGGAGAGGAGCGACCTGGAGCGCATCGCGACGGACCCGGAGGTACGCAAGTTCGGGCACCGCGACCTGGCCCCCGCCCTCGCCGCCGGGGCCAGCGGGGCGACGACGGTGTCCGCCACGGCCTTCCTGGCGGCACGCGCCGGGATCCGGGTCTTCGCCACGGGCGGGCTCGGCGGAGTCCACCGGGAGTGGACCGTCTCCCAGGACGAGTCGGCGGACCTGCGGCTGCTCGCCGGGACGGGGATCACCGTCGTCTGCGCCGGGGTGAAGTCCATCCTCGACGTCCCGGCGACACTGCAGCGCCTGGAGACCCTCGGGGTCGCCGTCCTCGGCTACGGCACCGGCTACCTCCCCGGGTTCTACCTGTCCTCCTCCGGGCTTCCGGTCGACTGGACGGTCCGCACCCCGGAAGAGGTGGCGGACGTGATGCGGGCGCAGCGCGCGCTCGGCGGACCGGAGACCGCGCTGATCGTGGCCCGGCCGGTGCCGGAGGACGAGCAACTCGACCCCGCGCTGCACGACCGGGTGCTCGCGGAGGCCCTGGACGAGTGCCGGGAACGGGGCATCGACGGCCAGGCGGTCACCCCGTTCCTGCTGGACCTGCTGGTGAAACGCACGGGTGGCGCCTCGCTCGAGGCCAATCTGGCGGCGGTCCGCGGCAATGTGCGGCTCGGGGCGCGGATCGCGGCGGCCCTGTGA